The following proteins are co-located in the Schistocerca nitens isolate TAMUIC-IGC-003100 chromosome 2, iqSchNite1.1, whole genome shotgun sequence genome:
- the LOC126234639 gene encoding uncharacterized protein LOC126234639, with amino-acid sequence MEHTRVGNVQLLTSVMVVLATVHAVTAGVGDQALLGNQAYGGSGDYGGDAFKPIHQQVAVLHNLGAGPKVQVVRVPVPQEVPVPVAEVVGVPVPHPYPVYVQDVQRVEVPVTRTIHVPVEKPYAVEVEKKVPYPIEKPYHVEVEKPIEVPVPKPYAVKVPVYKHVYHIIRQKKTDDWW; translated from the exons CGTGTTGGTAACGTGCAGCTGTTGACCTCGGTGATGGTTGTGCTGGCTACAGTGCATGCTGTCACTGCCGGCGTTGGCGATCAAGCTCTGCTGGGTAACCAGGCGTACGGCGGTAGCGGCGACTACGGAGGAGACGCTTTCAAGCCCATCCACCAGCAGGTGGCCGTATTACACAACCTAGGAGCCGGGCCCAAG GTGCAAGTGGTGCGCGTACCGGTGCCGCAAGAGGTTCCGGTTCCGGTGGCGGAGGTGGTGGGCGTCCCCGTTCCTCACCCGTACCCGGTCTACGTTCAAGACGTCCAGCGGGTCGAAGTTCCCGTCACGAGAACAATACACGTCCCAGTTGAAAAGCCGTACGCAGTTGAAGTAGAGAAGAAGGTGCCTTACCCTATAGAGAAGCCGTACCACGTTGAGGTAGAGAAGCCCATTGAGGTGCCGGTGCCGAAACCCTACGCAGTCAAGGTGCCCGTGTACAAACATGTGTACCACATCATCAGGCAGAAGAAGACTGACGACTGGTGGTAG